One genomic segment of Salinigranum rubrum includes these proteins:
- a CDS encoding phosphatase PAP2 family protein encodes MNRRNWAAVAASTAVVLLLAVLSVLGPDISLADRSTEYFEPLSPQAGIVLLVAGIVTQFGDPWFLLLVAAFIYLAESERTGVRDSRDGAFVLGVTFAAFSFIDLLKNVFVGPRPPGAGTVEIPMWLPTALGGVFQSITTGSGYAFPSGHALGTTAVFAAIAYKLDLGERRVRWAVAGLGVVLVAGSRVVLGVHFLVDILVGCVAGLCLFAVATTVGSRRPSRVFALGVGLGVLAVLASMGSPEVVWKAGQWLGASLGAGVAWHRLRPTSMLTFQEAVVAGVPIAVAWITIYLTSPPLVVTVLATAVAAGVTVAAPTLINSGSTFPRPI; translated from the coding sequence ATGAACAGACGGAACTGGGCTGCGGTCGCGGCCTCTACCGCAGTCGTGCTTCTCCTCGCCGTCCTTTCGGTTCTGGGCCCCGACATCTCCCTCGCCGACCGAAGCACCGAGTACTTCGAGCCCCTGTCCCCACAGGCCGGAATCGTCCTCCTCGTCGCCGGAATCGTCACGCAGTTCGGCGACCCGTGGTTCCTGCTGCTCGTCGCGGCGTTCATCTACCTGGCCGAGAGCGAACGGACGGGCGTTCGGGACTCCCGTGACGGAGCGTTCGTTCTCGGCGTCACGTTCGCGGCGTTCTCCTTCATCGACCTCCTCAAGAACGTCTTCGTCGGTCCCCGACCCCCCGGCGCGGGGACCGTCGAGATTCCGATGTGGCTCCCGACCGCCCTGGGAGGAGTCTTTCAGAGCATCACGACCGGGTCCGGCTACGCGTTCCCGAGCGGTCACGCGCTCGGGACGACCGCTGTCTTCGCCGCCATCGCGTACAAACTCGACCTCGGCGAGCGACGGGTCCGATGGGCGGTCGCGGGACTCGGCGTGGTCCTCGTCGCCGGGTCGCGAGTCGTCCTCGGCGTACACTTTCTCGTCGACATCCTCGTCGGCTGTGTCGCCGGTCTGTGCCTGTTCGCGGTCGCGACGACCGTCGGAAGTCGACGACCCTCCCGCGTCTTCGCCCTCGGCGTCGGTCTCGGCGTCCTGGCCGTGTTGGCGAGCATGGGCTCTCCCGAAGTCGTCTGGAAGGCCGGTCAGTGGCTCGGGGCCTCACTGGGTGCCGGAGTCGCGTGGCATCGACTCCGCCCGACGTCTATGCTCACGTTTCAGGAGGCCGTCGTCGCGGGCGTCCCGATCGCGGTCGCCTGGATCACCATCTACCTGACGTCGCCCCCGCTCGTCGTGACAGTCCTTGCGACGGCGGTCGCAGCGGGCGTGACGGTCGCCGCCCCGACACTGATCAACTCGGGTTCGACGTTCCCGAGGCCGATCTGA